One Spirochaeta africana DSM 8902 genomic window carries:
- a CDS encoding DUF3783 domain-containing protein produces the protein MSTTNEQKYLENKVVIMNGFTHEEIHRVMRAVKQEFEAPRDLIFAMTTEQSLEMKLKDLIVDMSEDHEYLRKNPPKIKSAP, from the coding sequence ATGAGTACAACAAACGAACAGAAGTATCTGGAAAATAAAGTAGTGATCATGAATGGCTTCACCCACGAAGAGATTCATCGGGTTATGCGCGCGGTCAAACAGGAATTCGAGGCGCCACGGGATCTGATTTTTGCCATGACTACCGAACAATCGCTGGAAATGAAACTGAAGGATCTGATTGTCGATATGTCCGAGGATCATGAGTACCTGCGGAAAAATCCGCCGAAAATCAAATCCGCTCCCTGA
- the ilvY gene encoding HTH-type transcriptional activator IlvY — MDIRDIKLFLALSETLHFRLTGEICNLSPSAVSRALQRMEQELGQELVHRETREISLTIAGRRFAEFCRSVGLQWSALQEELGTGANTLRGEVRIFASVTASIAILPRLLARLRAAFPEVRVLLQTGAPSEAIQRVADGVADIAVAALPDPLPGGLSAAPVQKTELELIAPRVQGAAGLTGGVADLVRPADLTGIPMVLPHSGLARNEILRWFTAAEPAVEPRIYAEVSGSEAIISMVRLGFGVGVVPRIVLDASALRQEVRLLRADPALEPFHLGLVVQTRRLHEPAVAALWSLREEY, encoded by the coding sequence ATGGACATTCGTGATATAAAACTGTTTCTGGCCCTGTCAGAGACACTGCATTTCCGGCTTACCGGGGAAATCTGTAACCTGAGCCCCTCGGCAGTCAGTCGGGCCCTGCAGCGAATGGAACAGGAGCTTGGGCAGGAGCTGGTGCATCGGGAAACCCGGGAGATCAGCCTGACAATCGCCGGACGACGCTTTGCCGAGTTCTGCCGGTCGGTGGGATTACAGTGGTCAGCACTGCAGGAGGAATTGGGTACCGGTGCCAACACCCTCCGGGGCGAGGTGCGGATTTTTGCATCGGTTACCGCCAGTATTGCTATCCTGCCGCGGCTGCTTGCTCGACTGCGGGCGGCCTTCCCGGAGGTTCGGGTGCTGCTGCAGACCGGAGCTCCGTCCGAGGCGATACAGCGGGTTGCCGACGGGGTTGCGGATATTGCCGTTGCCGCGCTGCCGGACCCCCTGCCGGGAGGGCTGTCGGCTGCCCCGGTGCAGAAAACCGAGCTGGAGCTGATTGCCCCGCGGGTGCAGGGTGCAGCCGGGCTGACCGGAGGGGTTGCCGATCTGGTGCGTCCGGCGGACCTGACCGGTATACCGATGGTGCTGCCGCACAGCGGATTGGCGCGCAACGAGATCCTGCGCTGGTTCACTGCGGCCGAACCGGCTGTCGAGCCGCGAATCTACGCCGAGGTCTCGGGCAGCGAAGCGATTATCAGTATGGTTCGGTTGGGGTTCGGGGTCGGGGTTGTCCCTCGCATTGTGCTCGATGCCTCTGCCCTGCGGCAGGAGGTCCGGTTGCTGCGCGCGGATCCTGCTCTCGAGCCGTTCCATCTCGGCCTGGTAGTGCAAACCCGTCGGCTGCATGAACCGGCCGTCGCTGCCCTGTGGAGCCTGCGCGAGGAGTACTAA
- a CDS encoding energy-coupling factor ABC transporter ATP-binding protein: MSSRIDTHDCQSAPVFELAGVSAFPPDYQTAPGEPARLLHNISLEIPAGRLVLLTGPNGSGKTILLRILTGLHTAWEGAVSYRGQPLRSSLREIRRRTGLLFQNPLHQLVERTVLDDVILSLRYRGIRRATAIEMVQPLIHDLALQDLLQRDPYSLSTGEQRRTVIAGLLAGGADTLLLDEPFTGLDYPGANELVRHLVQLRERGCSLVICTHDLIKIIQHTDHCLVLQNGQMQYSGDTNGLMELQRSDPDALQLEPIIPERFGSYH; the protein is encoded by the coding sequence GTGTCCAGCAGGATCGACACCCATGATTGCCAGTCTGCCCCGGTATTCGAGCTTGCCGGGGTAAGCGCCTTCCCGCCGGATTACCAGACCGCACCCGGAGAGCCCGCCAGACTGCTGCACAACATCAGCCTGGAGATCCCGGCAGGCCGGCTGGTGCTGCTGACCGGACCGAACGGCAGCGGCAAGACGATACTGCTGCGTATCCTGACCGGGCTGCACACCGCCTGGGAGGGAGCGGTCAGCTACCGTGGTCAGCCGCTCCGGTCGTCGCTGCGCGAGATCCGCCGCCGTACCGGGCTGCTGTTCCAGAATCCGCTGCATCAGTTGGTGGAGCGTACCGTACTTGATGATGTTATCCTCTCCCTCCGCTATCGCGGCATACGACGAGCCACGGCGATCGAGATGGTACAGCCGCTTATCCATGACCTGGCCCTGCAGGATCTGCTGCAGCGGGACCCCTACTCCCTGTCGACCGGTGAGCAGCGACGCACCGTAATTGCCGGGCTGCTGGCCGGGGGTGCCGATACCCTGCTGCTGGATGAACCATTTACCGGGCTGGACTACCCCGGGGCCAATGAACTGGTCCGTCACCTGGTGCAGCTGCGTGAGCGCGGCTGCAGTCTGGTGATATGCACCCATGACCTGATAAAGATTATTCAGCATACCGATCATTGCCTGGTACTGCAGAACGGGCAAATGCAGTACAGCGGGGATACCAACGGATTGATGGAACTGCAGCGAAGCGACCCCGACGCGCTGCAGCTGGAGCCGATTATTCCGGAACGGTTCGGGAGTTACCATTGA
- a CDS encoding biotin transporter BioY has product MTKPSDSLVDTQRIYRIAAAALCCAAIAAGSYISVPAGPVPFTLQTMFVLLTGLVLIPGWAAAALGAYLLMGGFGLPVFSAGSGGVGHLLGPTGGYLWAFLPAAVIIAWLQRVCENCIPQTSRIRTAAVDLLTVIVGTLIIYAGGVTQLAAVTGMAPGEAVAAGMLPFLMGDVIKMAAAVACAALMRPLFRRRGI; this is encoded by the coding sequence ATGACCAAACCAAGTGATTCGCTGGTAGACACCCAGCGGATATACCGGATCGCGGCAGCTGCCCTGTGCTGCGCAGCTATTGCAGCCGGATCATATATCTCGGTACCGGCCGGACCGGTGCCCTTTACCCTGCAAACGATGTTCGTACTGCTGACCGGGCTGGTGCTGATTCCCGGCTGGGCCGCAGCTGCCCTGGGGGCATACCTGCTCATGGGGGGATTCGGCCTGCCGGTCTTCTCGGCCGGCAGCGGCGGGGTCGGGCACCTGCTGGGACCAACCGGCGGCTATCTGTGGGCCTTTCTGCCAGCAGCGGTAATCATCGCGTGGCTGCAGCGGGTATGCGAGAACTGCATCCCGCAAACCAGCCGGATACGCACCGCGGCGGTAGATCTGCTGACGGTGATCGTTGGCACCCTGATTATATATGCTGGCGGTGTTACCCAGCTGGCGGCTGTTACCGGGATGGCCCCGGGCGAGGCGGTTGCCGCCGGCATGCTGCCGTTTCTGATGGGTGATGTGATAAAAATGGCAGCAGCGGTGGCCTGTGCGGCGCTGATGCGTCCGCTGTTTCGGCGCCGGGGAATCTGA
- a CDS encoding D-alanyl-D-alanine carboxypeptidase family protein, protein MQKHPRFTAVMMFAVVVLFAGSLSGYAAAPDDWADSAFLPPSVPESLDAAAAAVLLDAETGAVLYAHNRDEVMPPASLVKLIVMNALLDEVAEGRLGLYQDIPIPPEAWAQNAPPRSSLMFLGPGQRVSLHELLLGLAIPSGNDAAVAAALLLEDSVPAFVERVNRDLADRGYRYTRLVEPSGYSRDNTTTAEEFARFARSYVLRHPEAIERYHAVRQFGYPQLENLLHGNNEHVIMQQNYNRLLWIMPEADGLKTGTIPSVGFNLAATARRDGRRLIAVVLGVQADTPQEGNNLRAEVSRDLLEYGFREFTAAEPRLPDPGMVRLYGASQPQLPLYIDAPWARQATEGGPVPIMVPVELAGSIQAEYEIHRRIRGAVPAGAVLGRIVFTAGGQEVFQAPIRAGDSAAAGRWWQRLRDWFRLLWERLQGQPWPALLYDLSI, encoded by the coding sequence ATGCAAAAACACCCTCGTTTTACCGCTGTCATGATGTTTGCTGTAGTGGTTCTGTTTGCCGGGAGTCTGTCCGGCTACGCTGCAGCGCCCGACGACTGGGCTGATTCAGCTTTTCTGCCGCCGTCCGTTCCGGAAAGCCTTGATGCTGCCGCGGCAGCGGTGCTGCTGGACGCAGAAACCGGGGCCGTACTGTATGCACACAATCGCGACGAGGTAATGCCGCCGGCATCGCTGGTCAAGCTGATTGTGATGAACGCCCTGCTGGATGAGGTTGCCGAAGGGCGGCTCGGGCTGTATCAGGATATCCCGATCCCGCCCGAGGCCTGGGCCCAGAACGCGCCGCCGCGTTCTTCGCTGATGTTCCTCGGCCCGGGGCAGCGGGTGAGTCTGCACGAACTGCTGCTGGGACTGGCGATTCCCAGCGGCAATGATGCCGCGGTTGCGGCAGCCCTGCTGCTGGAAGACTCGGTGCCGGCCTTTGTAGAGCGGGTGAACCGTGACCTTGCTGATCGGGGATATCGATATACCCGTCTGGTCGAGCCGTCCGGCTACAGCCGGGACAACACGACCACCGCCGAGGAGTTTGCCCGTTTTGCCCGTTCCTACGTGCTGCGGCATCCCGAGGCTATTGAGCGCTATCATGCGGTGCGCCAGTTCGGGTATCCGCAGCTCGAGAACCTCCTGCATGGCAACAACGAGCATGTCATTATGCAGCAGAACTACAACCGCCTGCTGTGGATCATGCCGGAGGCAGACGGACTCAAGACAGGAACAATCCCCTCGGTGGGCTTTAATCTGGCAGCAACCGCCCGGCGTGATGGGCGGCGACTGATTGCGGTGGTGTTAGGTGTTCAGGCCGACACCCCCCAGGAGGGCAACAATCTGCGTGCTGAGGTCTCCCGTGATCTGCTGGAATACGGGTTTCGCGAGTTTACAGCAGCAGAACCACGTCTGCCGGATCCCGGCATGGTACGACTCTATGGTGCATCCCAGCCGCAGCTGCCGTTGTACATCGATGCCCCCTGGGCCAGGCAGGCCACAGAGGGTGGACCAGTTCCGATCATGGTACCGGTTGAACTTGCCGGAAGTATCCAGGCCGAATACGAGATCCATCGCCGGATTCGCGGGGCGGTACCAGCCGGGGCAGTCCTTGGCAGGATCGTGTTCACCGCCGGGGGGCAGGAGGTCTTTCAGGCACCGATCCGGGCTGGTGATTCGGCCGCTGCCGGACGCTGGTGGCAGCGGCTGCGGGACTGGTTCCGCCTGTTGTGGGAGCGCCTGCAGGGACAGCCCTGGCCTGCGCTGCTGTATGATCTGTCGATTTGA
- a CDS encoding ABC transporter substrate-binding protein: protein MRGLVLLLLGCVVTGVLSPQAEPGRIARQTYSILFIDSQVGAPYDALRSAMVQELQALGYDPLFNLTIEHHSLGNQAAAVRRILQEQQDGHNLIFVNGTVAAIGVRDALEQNPGLGRGLPVFFGNITDPVGLGLIRGFDEPPPGRYTGLGYAVPAVDRLRFVRKLLPDARHLVVVHTEMPQSIAYRQMLEQALQEPDLADLVIHYRSVPFVGGERGYRRSVQLARTHVTGMADIADVFLSPNDQMGIHPSFPGMVAEAASVPLIGIDVREVRENNGALAAIYNSIPDAGIIAATMVHRYLSGEDIRSIYPQLPPQRIAIHAGLARRYGIELSPGLLDRPEVELVQ from the coding sequence ATGCGAGGGCTTGTGCTGCTTCTTCTGGGGTGTGTCGTGACCGGTGTGCTGTCGCCGCAGGCAGAACCCGGCCGCATCGCCCGGCAGACCTACTCGATTCTTTTTATTGATTCCCAGGTTGGTGCCCCGTATGATGCCCTCCGCTCAGCCATGGTGCAGGAACTGCAGGCGCTGGGCTACGACCCGCTGTTTAACCTGACTATCGAGCATCACTCCCTGGGCAACCAGGCCGCCGCCGTTCGTCGGATACTCCAGGAGCAGCAGGATGGCCATAACCTGATCTTCGTGAACGGCACCGTCGCCGCCATCGGGGTACGCGATGCCCTGGAGCAGAATCCGGGGCTGGGCAGGGGCCTGCCGGTGTTCTTCGGGAACATTACCGACCCGGTAGGGCTGGGCTTGATCCGCGGCTTTGACGAACCTCCGCCGGGGCGGTATACCGGGTTGGGGTACGCTGTTCCTGCAGTTGATCGGCTGCGATTTGTCCGAAAGCTGCTGCCGGATGCACGTCACCTGGTGGTTGTACATACCGAAATGCCGCAATCCATCGCCTACCGACAGATGCTGGAACAGGCCCTGCAGGAACCCGACCTGGCGGACCTGGTTATTCATTATCGCAGCGTGCCGTTTGTCGGCGGGGAGCGCGGCTATCGGCGCAGTGTGCAGCTGGCACGCACCCATGTTACGGGTATGGCAGACATCGCCGATGTGTTCCTCTCGCCGAATGACCAGATGGGTATCCACCCGAGCTTTCCCGGTATGGTTGCCGAGGCAGCGTCGGTACCGCTGATTGGTATAGATGTACGCGAGGTGCGGGAGAACAACGGGGCGCTGGCGGCTATCTATAACTCGATACCCGATGCCGGGATCATAGCCGCCACCATGGTTCACCGCTATCTGTCCGGTGAGGATATCCGTTCCATATACCCCCAGCTGCCGCCTCAGCGGATTGCCATCCATGCCGGCCTGGCCCGGCGTTATGGTATCGAGCTGTCGCCCGGGCTGCTGGACAGACCGGAGGTAGAGCTTGTCCAGTAG
- a CDS encoding sensor histidine kinase — MSSSAPPAAGRKRIRTNLQLKMVLMLITILSVVMIAGGGFSIASVRAEGTRLVQERAGRIVLRLENALRIPLWGYNMEAAGSYILAELNDPDLVWVIVRESDDEDTLWLAYIRDRDRTHRVVTTEDGLRQHLPPAPIVQRGQIRYQQSRIGNLSIGYSDTGVRADLRRSIYQIIGWVIAMGAVIALGITLLLRIMVMRPVNRLMDRIHTITGDTGAPVNSGDEMVQLLQAFDTMIARIRHREDELQGSLAEREVLLKEVHHRVKNNFQILAGLLHLQIDTVPTEARTALQDAYQRISSMALVHEKLYESEGLQCIEFSGYLYELIGILDSATGSGRLQIIIEAEAVQLDLDTAVSLGLILNEAVANAIRHANADSLTVSAYQENGVLTVEVCDDGAGFPAEVDPATATSLGLQLIRLLSEQLRGEYYIGPRADNLSGTCARIRIPMGDAQPRQGADRE; from the coding sequence TTGTCCAGTAGCGCACCGCCTGCTGCAGGCAGAAAACGTATACGCACCAATCTGCAGCTCAAGATGGTTCTGATGCTGATTACCATCCTGAGTGTGGTGATGATTGCCGGGGGGGGCTTCTCTATTGCCTCGGTACGGGCCGAGGGAACCCGGCTTGTACAGGAACGTGCCGGCCGGATTGTGCTGCGACTGGAGAACGCCCTGCGCATCCCGCTGTGGGGATACAACATGGAGGCGGCCGGCAGCTACATCCTGGCGGAGCTGAACGACCCCGATCTGGTCTGGGTGATTGTCCGCGAGTCGGACGATGAGGATACACTCTGGCTTGCCTATATCCGCGATCGGGACCGCACGCACCGGGTGGTGACTACCGAGGATGGGCTGCGCCAGCACCTCCCGCCGGCTCCGATCGTCCAGCGTGGCCAGATTCGCTACCAGCAATCCCGGATCGGGAATCTCAGTATCGGGTATTCAGATACCGGGGTGCGTGCCGATCTGCGCCGCAGTATCTATCAGATTATCGGATGGGTGATCGCGATGGGTGCCGTAATCGCCCTCGGGATCACCCTGTTGCTGAGGATCATGGTTATGCGGCCGGTAAACCGGCTGATGGACAGAATCCACACCATTACGGGGGACACCGGTGCTCCGGTGAATTCCGGAGATGAGATGGTTCAGCTGCTGCAGGCGTTCGATACGATGATAGCCCGTATCCGACACCGGGAAGATGAACTGCAAGGTTCCCTTGCCGAGCGCGAGGTACTGTTGAAAGAGGTCCATCACCGGGTAAAAAACAATTTCCAGATACTGGCCGGGTTGTTACATTTGCAGATCGACACGGTGCCGACCGAGGCCCGGACCGCTTTGCAGGATGCCTACCAACGGATCTCCTCGATGGCCCTGGTTCACGAAAAGCTGTACGAATCCGAGGGGCTGCAGTGTATCGAGTTCTCCGGGTATCTCTATGAACTGATCGGAATCCTGGACAGCGCAACCGGCAGCGGCCGTTTGCAGATTATCATCGAGGCCGAAGCGGTGCAGCTTGATCTGGATACCGCTGTCTCGCTGGGATTGATACTGAACGAAGCTGTTGCCAATGCGATCCGCCATGCCAATGCCGACAGCCTCACGGTTTCTGCATATCAGGAGAACGGCGTTCTGACCGTCGAGGTCTGTGATGATGGTGCGGGCTTCCCGGCGGAGGTCGATCCGGCTACCGCGACATCCCTGGGGCTGCAGCTCATCCGGTTGCTGAGTGAACAGCTGCGGGGCGAGTATTATATCGGGCCTCGTGCCGACAACCTCTCCGGCACCTGTGCCAGGATACGCATTCCGATGGGAGATGCCCAGCCGCGGCAAGGAGCGGACAGAGAATGA
- a CDS encoding sensor histidine kinase, whose product MRISRKFRYRLTLVGIAIALVLTGATLGTTHFSRLRAETYATQLEAQTMQAERVAQDIYAQILVKQQLLQDLARLPAVRALASTMPDSNREQDFLQNPHYLPVQQLFELFLQEENVDFLFMGSVHSSYWIGDQWYDMADDYDAQSRNWFLRPQERMGLYVSPPYPPTNAPETRVITLNFPILEDQRFIGSIGLDMRMTDIFSRLEYLSRTTGDTYSLHSLNPRRGEDEYYLIYHPEYSMLDDTLLVQAYLDRGLQEDQVAPVLQQLLSGQPLELVYRDAAGMRRTIVKRTVPQTDWAVLIDYARPDTEAYLSAYVIAMVLILLLIGGLVMGIAVAIMRLRTGNRLLRGTLQQLVAAQDQLLESSRNAALADVIMGLAHEINTPLGNAVMVESVISEQLDEDPRAIKTTLPLLRESLQRIGRLVGRFKELQVTTQARGPGKTPLAGIIRQEFQLATTQNPAEGIRLELQMPKDTPLVPEEFHVIFHELITNSLVHSFGSGATPTGAIHVAFQQTADGIQLEYRDTGTPVSAEIRRTLFDPFVTTARFTGRIGLGLFIVSGIVRNLLGGTIEYQPGYNGNGNTFRIIW is encoded by the coding sequence ATGAGAATCAGTCGCAAGTTCAGGTACAGGCTTACCCTCGTCGGGATCGCGATCGCCCTTGTGCTGACGGGAGCCACCCTGGGGACCACGCATTTCTCCCGGCTGCGTGCAGAGACGTACGCCACCCAGCTGGAGGCGCAGACCATGCAGGCTGAGCGGGTTGCCCAGGATATCTATGCACAGATACTGGTAAAACAGCAGCTTCTGCAGGATCTGGCACGCCTGCCCGCGGTGCGCGCTCTGGCGTCCACCATGCCGGACAGCAATCGGGAGCAGGACTTTCTGCAGAATCCCCATTATCTGCCAGTGCAGCAGCTGTTTGAGCTGTTCCTTCAGGAGGAGAATGTGGATTTCCTGTTTATGGGGAGCGTCCACAGCTCGTACTGGATCGGGGATCAGTGGTATGACATGGCAGACGACTACGATGCACAGTCACGCAACTGGTTCCTTCGCCCGCAGGAGCGAATGGGACTGTATGTCTCGCCGCCGTATCCTCCGACCAATGCACCGGAAACCCGGGTGATTACCCTCAATTTTCCGATTCTGGAGGATCAACGCTTCATCGGGTCGATCGGGCTGGATATGCGTATGACAGACATATTCTCGCGGCTGGAGTATCTCAGTCGGACAACCGGGGATACCTATTCGCTGCACAGCCTGAACCCGCGTCGCGGTGAGGACGAATACTATCTTATCTATCACCCGGAATACTCGATGCTGGACGACACCCTGCTGGTCCAGGCTTATCTTGATCGCGGGCTCCAGGAGGATCAGGTGGCACCGGTGCTCCAGCAGCTGCTCAGCGGTCAGCCGCTGGAGCTGGTCTACCGGGATGCTGCCGGTATGCGGCGAACCATCGTAAAGCGCACGGTGCCGCAGACCGATTGGGCGGTGCTGATTGACTATGCACGGCCGGACACCGAGGCGTATCTGAGTGCGTACGTTATAGCTATGGTACTGATCCTGCTGCTTATCGGTGGACTGGTGATGGGGATTGCGGTGGCGATCATGCGTTTGCGCACCGGCAACCGTCTGCTGCGAGGCACCCTGCAACAGCTGGTTGCGGCACAGGATCAGCTGCTGGAGTCTTCCCGCAATGCCGCGCTTGCGGACGTGATTATGGGGTTGGCTCATGAAATAAACACCCCGCTGGGTAATGCGGTAATGGTTGAATCGGTAATCTCTGAACAGCTGGATGAGGATCCCCGGGCAATCAAAACCACCCTGCCGCTGCTGCGCGAGTCGTTGCAGCGAATCGGTCGCCTGGTCGGCCGCTTCAAGGAGCTGCAGGTAACAACCCAGGCACGTGGCCCGGGTAAAACCCCGCTGGCCGGGATTATCCGGCAGGAGTTTCAGCTGGCCACTACGCAGAATCCGGCCGAGGGAATACGGCTGGAGCTGCAGATGCCGAAGGATACCCCCCTGGTACCGGAAGAGTTTCATGTGATTTTTCATGAACTGATCACCAACTCCCTGGTACACAGCTTTGGCTCCGGTGCCACACCGACCGGAGCAATTCATGTGGCGTTTCAGCAGACTGCTGATGGGATTCAGCTGGAGTATCGCGATACCGGGACACCGGTGTCAGCAGAGATCAGACGAACCCTGTTCGATCCCTTTGTGACCACGGCGCGGTTTACCGGCCGGATCGGTCTGGGGCTGTTTATCGTCAGCGGCATCGTTCGCAATCTGCTGGGCGGGACAATCGAGTATCAACCCGGCTATAACGGGAACGGGAATACCTTTCGCATTATCTGGTAA
- a CDS encoding GntR family transcriptional regulator, with product MNERLGTDSPLFLQIKQKIEDMIVSGSLQAGDQVPSSTNLVNFYQVNHLTVLKGMNLLVDEGVIYKKRGVGMFVADDARIRLLQQRREQLSDQFIRPLLREARYLEVSLPELVTMITNCAKEE from the coding sequence ATGAATGAAAGGTTAGGTACCGACAGCCCGTTGTTTCTGCAGATAAAACAAAAGATCGAGGACATGATTGTCAGCGGCAGTCTGCAGGCCGGGGATCAGGTGCCTTCATCTACCAACTTGGTAAATTTTTACCAGGTCAATCACCTGACGGTGCTCAAGGGGATGAATCTGTTGGTAGATGAGGGAGTCATTTACAAAAAACGTGGGGTGGGGATGTTTGTCGCCGATGACGCGCGCATCCGGCTGCTCCAGCAGCGTCGTGAACAGCTGAGCGATCAGTTTATCCGACCGCTGCTGCGCGAGGCTCGCTATCTGGAGGTCTCGCTGCCGGAGCTTGTCACCATGATCACGAACTGCGCCAAGGAGGAATAA
- a CDS encoding ATP-binding cassette domain-containing protein — MRCEAEFLDVTLRYGKTTALDAVSCCLQPGTTYGLIGRNGAGKTSMLSLLASCRRPSSGTVRIGGEEPFENANRMGEVHLVYSRDMSEEDDSIRVTLEHAARYRPGFDMAYARDLLSRFRLDPAKPLNKLSVGMQAAVNVVEGLASGAAITLFDEVHHGMDAPSRQLFYEALIEARQDSDRIIVLSTHLVSEMAYLFDQVMVLDRGRMVIDEPYDTVVDRGVTVTGPAAEVDSFSGSYTVIDRKTLGGTAAVMLYGSLSARERAEASARGLELSPVSLQELFIHLTKEENAYAINQS; from the coding sequence ATGAGGTGCGAGGCTGAATTTCTGGACGTTACCCTGAGGTATGGTAAGACTACCGCGCTGGATGCAGTGTCCTGCTGTCTGCAGCCCGGTACCACCTATGGGCTGATCGGGCGCAATGGTGCCGGCAAGACCAGCATGCTGTCGCTGCTGGCATCCTGTCGCCGCCCCAGCAGCGGGACGGTACGTATTGGCGGTGAGGAGCCCTTCGAGAATGCCAACCGTATGGGAGAGGTGCATCTTGTGTACTCACGGGATATGAGTGAAGAGGATGACAGCATTCGGGTTACCCTGGAACATGCTGCCCGCTATCGTCCCGGGTTTGACATGGCGTATGCCCGTGATCTCCTTTCGCGGTTCCGGCTCGATCCGGCAAAACCCCTGAACAAGCTGTCGGTAGGGATGCAAGCCGCGGTGAATGTTGTTGAGGGGCTTGCCTCGGGTGCCGCCATTACCCTGTTCGACGAGGTACACCATGGCATGGATGCCCCCTCGCGGCAGCTGTTTTACGAGGCTCTCATCGAGGCCCGCCAGGACAGCGACCGGATCATCGTGCTGTCGACCCATCTGGTCTCGGAGATGGCATATCTGTTTGATCAGGTGATGGTACTGGATCGGGGCAGGATGGTGATCGATGAACCATACGATACCGTGGTGGACCGCGGGGTTACGGTAACCGGCCCGGCCGCAGAGGTCGACAGCTTTTCCGGCAGCTACACCGTTATAGACCGGAAAACACTGGGCGGCACCGCAGCAGTCATGCTGTACGGCAGCCTGTCCGCTCGGGAGCGGGCAGAGGCATCGGCGCGAGGGCTTGAACTGTCACCGGTTTCGCTGCAGGAGCTGTTCATACATCTGACCAAAGAGGAGAATGCATATGCGATCAATCAATCCTAA